In one window of uncultured Campylobacter sp. DNA:
- a CDS encoding ATP-binding cassette domain-containing protein yields the protein MITIDCKKKISDDFSIDARLEINKGSFVCLYGRSGSGKTTLLRILAGFLRADSGSIKDGDRVLQEGNEFLSAGKRRIGFLFQDYALFENMSVTGNLLFARNDPQKAAMLLEILELSEFAKSGVEGLSGGQKQRVALARALMQEPEILLLDEPLSALDFTMREKIQEYLLKIHEQFHQTVILVSHDVSEIYRLCKRVYEMKDGRIVRSGTPEEIFLKTSGSQKFSFAGKIVDLQARDGVKVAVVAIGSQLCEVVLSNAEAEGLQVGDEVKAGAKAFNITLRKI from the coding sequence ATGATAACGATTGATTGTAAGAAAAAAATCAGTGATGATTTCTCGATTGATGCTCGCTTAGAGATTAACAAAGGCTCGTTTGTATGCCTATATGGGCGCAGTGGCAGCGGTAAGACTACACTGTTGCGCATTTTAGCGGGATTTTTGCGCGCAGATAGCGGTAGCATAAAAGACGGCGATCGCGTTCTTCAAGAAGGCAATGAGTTCTTAAGTGCAGGCAAGCGCAGGATCGGCTTTTTGTTTCAAGACTACGCACTTTTTGAGAATATGAGCGTGACGGGCAATCTACTTTTTGCCAGAAACGATCCGCAAAAAGCTGCGATGCTGCTTGAAATTTTAGAGCTTAGCGAGTTTGCGAAATCCGGCGTCGAGGGTCTTAGTGGCGGGCAGAAACAGCGCGTGGCACTTGCCCGCGCACTGATGCAAGAGCCTGAAATTTTGCTACTTGACGAGCCGCTTTCGGCGCTTGATTTTACGATGCGCGAAAAAATCCAAGAGTATTTGCTAAAGATCCACGAGCAGTTTCATCAGACCGTGATTTTGGTAAGCCACGACGTAAGCGAGATCTATAGGCTTTGCAAGCGAGTTTATGAGATGAAGGACGGCAGAATCGTCCGCTCCGGTACGCCGGAGGAAATTTTTCTTAAAACTAGCGGCTCGCAGAAGTTTTCTTTCGCGGGCAAGATCGTCGATTTGCAAGCACGCGACGGGGTCAAAGTGGCTGTCGTAGCGATCGGCAGCCAGCTGTGCGAAGTGGTGCTAAGCAATGCAGAAGCCGAGGGTTTGCAAGTAGGCGACGAGGTCAAAGCGGGTGCCAAAGCTTTTAATATCACTCTGCGTAAAATTTAA
- a CDS encoding MMPL family transporter — protein MKKIFRLIVAFPKITLALFTVLALFFGYYSTKLEIDASSQTLLLDNDKDLQIWREVSKRYETPNFLVLAYTPAGDLLAPETIRKIEQMDVAFSKLDFVASVTDITNVPLLLNKGGGMSELLKHIPTLTDADVNLTAARREFATSPFYASNLVSADFRTTAILINLKPQTRYEELLRLRDGAKSALEQAEHEANHSKTQISQLKDALKVAEQNFKSYRDELREKDHRDIMALRTLIAGFEKEFAGDRLFLGGLNMIADDMVGYVRSDLATYGLGALVLLLACFWLFFRQAKFILLPLIICAYSVVLAAGLFGFLSFEVTVISSNFIALQLIITVSVCIHLIVAYREFSARFHAFSQRQLVYAVLRERARPCFFAIFTTVIGFMSLIFCDIKPVISLGIMMSVGISISLVTAFGVFGAVMSLLPRTHNNRSFEQHFKFTLLCAETALRSRGAVYGVCAAAVIFGLYGISQLRVENSFIGYFKKSTDIRAGMEVIDTNLGGTIPLDIVVKFKSTGGADTASGSENSASGSANFKSGENSNPAGRNFAANSTQQNSIAQNSIAGNSAPQSSLAAAQNLNDQNFIAQSFVAAAQPSGAVNLDQTHATNLEQNSTASDDFGDFEAEYAANENKPQYWFTSEKMRIISKIDNFLKDKNVTGHEFIGNVSSLASLLKLGNQINQGRDLDDLSLALIYSEMPANYREMVLSPFVNIKANEAHFSVRTIDSDPRLRRAKFLKDLQSGLNSLLEGEQASAQISGIMVLYNNMLQSLMSSQIDTLGITVLVLFVLFVIIFRSFSYALIAIVVNLIPLCACFGIMGVAGIPLDIMSITIAAISIGIGVDDVIHYIYRYKREFARLGDEAAAIRASHASIGYAMYYTSFAIILGFSVMMMSNFWPTIYFGLLICLVMSLLLLGALIILPSLIMSRKGLKFSLFKAK, from the coding sequence TTGAAAAAAATTTTTCGCTTAATCGTCGCGTTTCCGAAAATCACGCTCGCGCTGTTTACGGTGCTGGCGCTCTTTTTCGGATATTACTCCACAAAGCTCGAGATCGACGCTTCGAGCCAGACACTTCTGCTAGATAATGACAAAGACCTTCAAATTTGGCGCGAAGTATCCAAGCGCTACGAAACGCCGAATTTCTTGGTGCTTGCATACACTCCCGCAGGCGATCTTTTAGCGCCCGAGACGATCCGCAAAATAGAGCAGATGGATGTGGCTTTTTCCAAGCTTGATTTCGTCGCTAGCGTCACGGACATCACGAATGTGCCGCTTTTGCTAAACAAAGGTGGCGGCATGAGCGAGCTGCTTAAGCACATACCCACTCTTACCGACGCGGACGTAAATTTAACCGCGGCTAGGCGCGAGTTTGCCACAAGCCCCTTTTACGCATCAAATTTAGTAAGCGCCGATTTTCGCACTACTGCAATTTTGATAAATTTAAAGCCGCAGACCCGCTACGAGGAGCTTTTGCGCCTAAGAGACGGAGCCAAAAGCGCTCTAGAGCAAGCAGAGCACGAGGCCAACCACTCTAAAACTCAAATTTCACAGCTCAAAGACGCACTTAAAGTTGCGGAGCAAAATTTTAAATCCTACCGCGACGAGCTACGTGAAAAGGATCATCGCGATATCATGGCTTTGCGCACGCTGATCGCAGGCTTTGAGAAGGAATTTGCGGGCGACCGATTGTTTCTAGGCGGACTGAATATGATCGCAGACGATATGGTGGGCTACGTCCGCTCGGATCTGGCGACCTACGGACTCGGCGCCTTGGTGCTTCTGCTAGCTTGCTTTTGGCTCTTTTTTAGACAGGCGAAATTTATCCTGCTGCCGCTTATCATCTGCGCGTATTCGGTCGTGCTCGCAGCGGGATTATTCGGCTTTTTGAGCTTTGAGGTCACGGTGATTAGCTCAAATTTCATAGCGCTTCAGCTCATCATCACGGTTTCGGTCTGTATCCACCTAATCGTCGCCTACCGCGAGTTTAGCGCGCGCTTTCACGCCTTTTCGCAGCGCCAGCTCGTTTATGCGGTGCTGCGCGAGCGCGCAAGACCCTGCTTTTTCGCGATCTTTACGACCGTTATCGGCTTTATGTCGCTAATTTTTTGCGATATAAAACCCGTAATTTCTCTGGGAATTATGATGAGTGTAGGCATCAGTATCTCGCTAGTTACGGCGTTTGGAGTATTCGGCGCGGTTATGTCGCTTCTGCCGCGCACGCACAATAACCGCAGCTTCGAGCAGCATTTTAAATTTACCCTTTTGTGCGCCGAAACGGCGCTGCGTAGCAGAGGCGCGGTCTATGGAGTGTGTGCTGCGGCGGTGATCTTTGGGCTGTACGGTATCTCGCAGCTGCGCGTCGAAAACAGCTTCATCGGCTACTTCAAAAAAAGCACCGATATCCGCGCAGGTATGGAGGTTATCGATACAAATCTCGGCGGAACGATCCCGCTTGATATCGTCGTTAAATTTAAAAGCACAGGCGGCGCAGATACTGCTAGCGGGAGTGAAAATTCCGCAAGCGGCAGCGCAAATTTTAAGAGTGGCGAAAATTCCAATCCCGCAGGGCGAAATTTTGCGGCAAATTCTACTCAGCAAAATTCTATCGCGCAAAATTCTATTGCAGGAAATTCCGCACCTCAAAGTTCTCTTGCCGCGGCGCAAAATTTAAATGATCAAAATTTTATCGCGCAAAGCTTCGTCGCGGCAGCACAGCCAAGCGGCGCCGTAAATTTAGATCAAACCCATGCCACAAATTTAGAGCAAAATTCCACTGCGAGCGACGATTTTGGCGATTTCGAAGCCGAATACGCCGCCAACGAAAACAAGCCGCAGTATTGGTTCACCTCCGAAAAGATGCGTATCATCAGCAAAATAGATAATTTTTTGAAGGATAAAAATGTCACGGGGCACGAGTTTATCGGCAACGTAAGCTCGCTTGCGTCGCTTTTGAAGCTCGGCAATCAGATTAATCAAGGGCGCGATCTGGATGATCTAAGCCTTGCTCTAATCTACTCTGAAATGCCGGCAAACTACCGCGAGATGGTGCTTTCACCTTTTGTAAATATCAAGGCGAACGAAGCGCACTTTAGCGTCCGCACGATAGACAGCGATCCGCGCTTACGCAGAGCGAAATTCCTAAAGGATCTGCAAAGCGGGCTAAATTCTTTGCTCGAGGGCGAGCAGGCAAGCGCACAGATCAGCGGCATAATGGTGCTTTACAACAATATGCTTCAAAGCCTGATGAGCTCGCAGATAGACACCCTGGGTATCACCGTGCTCGTGCTTTTCGTGCTTTTCGTGATCATCTTTCGCTCGTTTTCATACGCACTTATCGCGATCGTCGTAAATTTGATCCCGCTTTGCGCTTGCTTCGGCATCATGGGGGTTGCGGGCATTCCGCTGGATATCATGAGTATTACGATAGCGGCGATTAGCATCGGTATCGGCGTGGACGATGTCATCCACTATATCTATCGCTACAAGCGCGAGTTTGCGCGCCTTGGCGACGAGGCCGCGGCGATCCGAGCGAGCCACGCAAGCATCGGATACGCGATGTATTATACGTCGTTTGCGATCATTTTGGGCTTTAGCGTGATGATGATGAGTAATTTCTGGCCTACGATCTACTTCGGGCTACTGATATGTCTGGTGATGAGCCTGCTGCTTTTGGGCGCGCTCATAATCTTGCCGTCGCTAATAATGAGCCGAAAGGGCTTAAAATTTAGCCTCTTTAAAGCTAAATAA
- a CDS encoding VacJ family lipoprotein yields the protein MKFIKIIFLAAALALCGCSQKQDVAPSDTDGFDEEFAQREVFDPLSGYNRVMTSFNDVFYSYILTPVASGYDYVMPDPIQGAFSNFFYNILYPMRLVNNLLQGKFENSWDETKRFLINSTVGFGGLNDMAGKYYGIPRHDEDFGQTLGYWGVPAGPHIVWPILGQSNLRDTAGLVGDYFSNPINYIKDGTVRNSVNGFRIFNDYSRDPKFYEKMTKDAVDLYPFLRDAYEQNREKLIKE from the coding sequence TTGAAATTTATAAAAATTATATTCTTAGCCGCGGCATTGGCACTCTGCGGTTGCTCGCAAAAGCAAGACGTAGCGCCTAGCGATACGGATGGTTTTGATGAGGAGTTCGCGCAGCGCGAGGTTTTCGATCCGCTTAGCGGCTATAACCGCGTAATGACGAGCTTTAACGACGTATTTTACTCATACATATTAACCCCCGTAGCCAGCGGCTACGATTACGTAATGCCCGATCCGATCCAGGGCGCGTTTTCAAATTTTTTCTATAATATTTTATATCCGATGAGGCTCGTAAACAACCTGCTGCAGGGTAAATTTGAAAATTCTTGGGACGAGACGAAGCGGTTTTTGATCAATTCGACCGTCGGCTTCGGCGGGCTTAACGATATGGCGGGCAAATACTACGGAATTCCACGCCACGACGAGGATTTCGGGCAGACACTCGGGTATTGGGGCGTGCCGGCAGGTCCTCACATCGTCTGGCCGATCTTAGGACAAAGCAATCTACGCGATACAGCGGGACTTGTCGGAGATTATTTTTCAAACCCGATAAATTATATTAAAGATGGCACGGTGCGAAACTCCGTCAATGGATTTAGAATATTTAACGACTACTCGCGCGATCCTAAATTTTATGAAAAAATGACCAAAGATGCGGTGGATCTGTATCCATTTTTACGCGATGCTTACGAGCAAAATCGCGAGAAACTAATAAAGGAATAA
- the modB gene encoding molybdate ABC transporter permease subunit, with amino-acid sequence MFEILKGLDYTPFLVSLKLASLTTLALFIICMPLAFFMARKNFRGKSVIESIISLPLVLPPSVLGFYLLVFLSPYSVLGEFFDKHFGLRLVFNFGGLVIASCIYSLPFMFSPLVSGFRSLPRSLFWACDSLGKGYFSKLFRVALPAIRHSLLSALVICFAHTMGEFGVVLMIGGSVSEQTKVASIAIYEATETLDFAQAHAYSALMLLFSFAVLLMMHFLGARGAKIEA; translated from the coding sequence ATGTTTGAAATTCTAAAGGGGCTCGATTACACGCCGTTTCTCGTTTCATTAAAGCTTGCCAGCTTGACGACGCTCGCGTTGTTTATCATCTGCATGCCGCTCGCGTTTTTTATGGCGAGAAAAAATTTCCGCGGCAAAAGCGTGATCGAATCGATCATCTCGCTTCCGCTCGTGCTTCCGCCATCGGTGTTAGGGTTTTACCTGCTCGTTTTTCTATCGCCCTATTCGGTGCTGGGCGAGTTTTTCGACAAACATTTTGGGCTTAGGCTCGTATTTAATTTCGGCGGGCTCGTGATCGCGAGCTGTATCTACTCGCTACCGTTTATGTTTTCGCCGCTGGTTTCGGGCTTTCGCTCGCTTCCGCGCTCGCTTTTTTGGGCGTGCGACTCACTCGGCAAGGGCTATTTTTCCAAGCTTTTTCGAGTCGCGTTGCCTGCGATACGCCACTCCCTGCTTAGCGCCTTGGTAATTTGCTTTGCGCATACGATGGGCGAGTTCGGCGTCGTGCTGATGATCGGCGGCAGCGTGAGCGAGCAGACCAAGGTTGCCTCCATTGCGATTTATGAAGCGACTGAGACGCTCGATTTTGCGCAGGCTCACGCGTATTCGGCGCTGATGCTACTCTTTAGCTTCGCGGTACTTTTAATGATGCATTTTTTGGGCGCGCGCGGTGCAAAAATCGAAGCTTAA
- a CDS encoding ABC transporter substrate-binding protein, whose translation MKILKVLALCGALLISAHAISDADIEPVMSQKVAEAVNIMRSSTPKDAKPAKIFALFDGYFDYKMMAKLSLAKHYASLSPAQIAEFNKAFEAHLKRSFIEKLSLYTDQDMKVLSKQSPSDKRRVLKTQVIGEQKNYDIDFKFYPTGSDWRIYDVDIVGVSLIQTYRSQLGDVTQSLGFDELIKRLNSTVINSGE comes from the coding sequence ATGAAAATTTTAAAAGTTCTAGCGCTTTGCGGAGCGCTTTTGATTTCGGCGCACGCTATTAGCGATGCGGATATCGAGCCGGTGATGAGCCAAAAGGTCGCCGAAGCCGTAAACATTATGCGAAGCAGCACCCCCAAAGACGCAAAGCCAGCGAAAATTTTTGCACTTTTTGACGGCTATTTTGATTATAAGATGATGGCAAAGCTATCCCTTGCCAAGCATTACGCGAGCCTTAGCCCCGCGCAGATCGCGGAATTTAATAAGGCCTTCGAGGCGCATCTAAAGCGCTCCTTTATCGAAAAGCTTTCGCTTTATACCGATCAGGATATGAAGGTGCTTAGCAAACAAAGCCCGAGCGATAAGCGCCGCGTGCTAAAAACACAGGTCATCGGCGAGCAGAAAAACTACGACATAGATTTTAAATTTTATCCTACCGGCTCTGATTGGCGTATCTACGATGTCGATATAGTGGGCGTTAGCTTAATCCAAACCTACCGCTCGCAGCTAGGCGACGTAACGCAAAGCTTGGGCTTTGACGAGCTCATAAAGCGGCTAAATTCCACCGTCATCAATAGCGGCGAATAG
- a CDS encoding TOBE domain-containing protein yields the protein MDAKFALEFLLGNKASLLAKHIKLLKAVDETKSITKAAEIVGVSYKNGWDALNLINNASKKPLIVRTQGTKKNSGSELTPYAHKLIRAYDAISHAGETFLSEILKLDEITEESLLSLEKIGMKLSARNQLSVEITDVQIGAVNSQITAKLAGGEILCATVTVESEKNLGLKAGKDVLFLFKAPSVIIAKGSLEKLKLSTANQIKGTISEVKIGAVNAEICLGTSSHQNITAIITRESATAMALGVGDEVTAIIEPSEIIIGA from the coding sequence ATGGACGCAAAATTTGCTTTGGAATTCCTGCTTGGCAACAAAGCATCGCTTTTAGCCAAACACATTAAGCTGCTTAAGGCCGTAGATGAGACTAAAAGCATTACAAAGGCCGCAGAGATCGTAGGAGTGTCGTATAAAAACGGCTGGGACGCGCTAAATTTAATCAACAATGCGAGCAAAAAACCCCTCATCGTCCGCACTCAAGGCACAAAGAAAAATAGCGGCTCGGAGCTCACTCCATACGCTCACAAGCTGATTCGCGCTTATGATGCTATCAGCCACGCGGGCGAGACGTTTTTGAGTGAAATTTTAAAGCTTGACGAGATTACAGAAGAGAGTCTTTTAAGCCTGGAGAAGATCGGTATGAAGCTTTCTGCACGCAATCAGCTAAGCGTTGAGATTACGGATGTTCAAATAGGCGCTGTAAATTCTCAAATCACGGCTAAGCTCGCAGGTGGCGAAATTTTATGCGCGACGGTAACCGTAGAGAGCGAAAAGAATTTAGGGCTGAAGGCTGGCAAGGATGTGCTGTTTTTATTCAAAGCTCCAAGCGTCATCATCGCTAAAGGAAGCTTGGAGAAGCTAAAACTTAGTACGGCGAATCAAATCAAGGGCACGATTAGCGAGGTCAAAATCGGCGCGGTAAACGCAGAGATCTGTCTAGGCACAAGCTCGCATCAAAACATCACCGCGATCATCACGCGAGAATCTGCCACCGCGATGGCTCTAGGAGTAGGAGATGAAGTAACGGCGATCATCGAGCCTAGCGAGATCATTATTGGCGCGTAA
- the modA gene encoding molybdate ABC transporter substrate-binding protein: MKLKAVLLGILTAGALSAGEVSVAAAANTTYAFDEIKAEFAKLHPQTTLNVSLGASGALSTQIKNGAPFDIFMAADMKFADDLHKEGFATAPAKTYAKGKVAMFSVRGVDLSKGLEALKAPSVKTISIANPKTAPYGTASVEAFQKAGVYDEIKGKIVEAKSIGEALSQALKASDVGFIAASAMYAPKMAKDGCNGKPCKQGENFVLVDTSLYEPIAQGMVVLNRAKDNAEAKAFYDFILSDKGRAIFAKYGYEF; this comes from the coding sequence ATGAAGTTGAAAGCGGTGCTTTTAGGAATTTTAACGGCAGGCGCGCTAAGCGCTGGAGAGGTCAGCGTAGCAGCCGCTGCGAACACGACGTATGCGTTTGACGAGATCAAGGCAGAATTTGCCAAGCTGCATCCGCAAACCACGCTAAACGTGAGCTTGGGCGCAAGCGGAGCGCTTAGCACGCAGATCAAAAACGGTGCGCCGTTTGATATTTTTATGGCGGCGGATATGAAATTTGCAGACGATCTGCATAAAGAGGGCTTTGCGACGGCGCCTGCCAAAACCTACGCAAAGGGCAAGGTCGCGATGTTTAGCGTGCGCGGCGTAGATCTTAGCAAAGGGCTTGAAGCTTTAAAAGCCCCTAGCGTCAAAACGATTTCGATAGCAAATCCAAAGACCGCTCCTTACGGCACCGCAAGCGTGGAGGCCTTCCAAAAAGCGGGAGTTTACGATGAGATTAAAGGCAAAATCGTAGAAGCAAAATCGATCGGCGAGGCTCTTTCGCAAGCGCTTAAAGCGTCCGACGTCGGCTTTATCGCAGCTAGCGCGATGTATGCGCCTAAGATGGCAAAGGACGGCTGCAACGGCAAGCCTTGCAAGCAGGGCGAAAATTTCGTCTTGGTCGACACCAGCCTCTACGAGCCGATAGCCCAGGGCATGGTCGTGCTAAATCGCGCCAAAGACAATGCCGAAGCCAAGGCGTTTTATGATTTTATTCTAAGCGATAAGGGTAGGGCGATCTTTGCTAAATACGGATACGAGTTTTAA